One stretch of Anaerolineales bacterium DNA includes these proteins:
- a CDS encoding FAD-dependent oxidoreductase: protein MPFPNSPRSETLKSLSEAVYIPFWTDDSDRPEPSQALTGGHTADLVVIGAGFTGLWTALLAKQADASREVVLIEAEETGSGASGRNGGFVAASLTHGFENGLQRWPQELATLTAMGHENLEAIEATVRQYGIDCDFLRSGELLVATEPYQVEELCHQPEEAAPYGEKLIWYDGQQTRAMINSPLYLGGLFNPSGVAMANPARLAWGLRRACLECGVALFEHTPALTLDEDGDRVRVRTPYGHILGSQVALATNAFPPLLGWLSRYIVPVYDYVLVSEPLSAEQRQSIGWEGRQGVSDSSNQFHYYRTTADGRILWGGYDAVYYRNNGVGKHLEVNYEVFGRLAEHFFTTFPSLEGLRFTHACGGAIDTCSRFSQFWGTAHHGHTAYVLGFTGLGVGSSRFGALVMLDLLAGRSNDRTRLEMVRSKPVPFPGEPFRSIVINLTRKSLDQADHHEGQRNLWLKLLDSLGLGFDS from the coding sequence AGACATTGAAATCTCTCTCTGAAGCGGTATACATCCCCTTCTGGACGGATGATTCAGACCGCCCCGAACCTTCACAAGCGCTAACCGGCGGGCACACTGCTGACCTGGTGGTCATAGGTGCCGGGTTCACCGGCTTGTGGACTGCCCTTCTGGCAAAGCAAGCTGATGCCTCACGAGAAGTAGTTTTGATCGAAGCTGAAGAAACAGGCAGCGGAGCAAGTGGCCGCAATGGTGGATTTGTTGCTGCTTCGCTTACGCATGGTTTTGAGAATGGGCTGCAGCGATGGCCGCAGGAGCTGGCAACGCTGACAGCGATGGGCCATGAGAATTTGGAAGCAATTGAAGCCACCGTCCGGCAGTATGGCATCGATTGCGACTTTCTCCGCTCTGGCGAGCTGTTGGTCGCCACCGAGCCATACCAGGTTGAAGAATTATGTCATCAACCCGAAGAAGCAGCACCTTATGGTGAAAAATTAATCTGGTACGACGGCCAGCAAACCCGAGCAATGATCAATTCGCCTCTCTACCTTGGAGGGTTATTCAATCCAAGCGGGGTCGCCATGGCCAACCCTGCCCGCCTGGCATGGGGTTTGCGTAGAGCCTGCCTGGAATGTGGGGTTGCGCTTTTTGAACATACCCCTGCACTAACTTTGGATGAGGATGGCGATCGGGTAAGGGTGCGAACGCCTTATGGGCACATCTTGGGATCTCAGGTTGCCCTTGCCACAAATGCATTTCCACCCCTGCTCGGTTGGCTCTCACGTTATATCGTGCCGGTGTATGATTACGTACTCGTTAGCGAACCGCTTTCGGCGGAGCAACGGCAATCGATCGGTTGGGAAGGCCGCCAGGGAGTCAGCGATTCGAGTAATCAGTTCCATTACTACCGCACCACCGCGGATGGACGGATCCTATGGGGAGGCTATGACGCGGTATATTACCGTAACAATGGTGTCGGCAAGCACCTGGAAGTTAATTATGAGGTCTTTGGTCGTCTGGCAGAGCACTTCTTTACCACCTTCCCCTCATTGGAAGGATTACGCTTCACGCATGCCTGCGGTGGTGCCATTGATACTTGCTCACGCTTTAGCCAGTTTTGGGGTACGGCACACCACGGGCACACCGCGTATGTGTTGGGTTTCACCGGGTTGGGGGTTGGGTCATCTCGCTTTGGCGCCCTGGTGATGCTAGACCTGCTCGCAGGCAGGTCAAATGACCGCACCAGGCTAGAAATGGTGCGTTCGAAACCGGTCCCGTTTCCTGGCGAACCATTCAGGTCCATCGTGATCAACCTGACACGCAAGTCTCTGGATCAAGCAGACCACCATGAAGGCCAGCGAAATTTGTGGCTGAAGCTGTTGGATAGCCTGGGCCTCGGTTTTGATTCTTGA
- a CDS encoding aldo/keto reductase has translation MEYRSLGRTGLKVSELCLGTMQFGWTADEPLSIKILSAAFEAGINFIDTANVYSRWVEGNPGGVAESIIGKWMKQASIPRDQLVIATKVRGKMSSAPNDEGLSRKNIMHAVEGSLKRLGVDYIDLYQAHSYDGNVPIEETLGAFDDLVHQGKVRYMGCSNYPAWRLTEALWTSRYFHTARYDSLQPRYNLVHRVEFESDLMAVCRAYGLGVIPYSPLASGFLTEKYRLNQPDPDTVRLEGVKQRYFTDKGWAIHEATEKVARENGKSISQLALAWLLSNPVITSPIIGPRSLEQLEDNLGAVGFRLSEDAKKILDEASAWQDT, from the coding sequence ATGGAATATCGATCACTGGGAAGAACGGGTCTTAAAGTATCAGAGCTGTGCCTCGGCACCATGCAATTCGGCTGGACTGCGGATGAACCCCTCTCAATAAAAATCCTAAGTGCAGCGTTCGAGGCGGGGATTAATTTCATCGATACCGCCAATGTCTATTCCCGCTGGGTGGAAGGAAATCCCGGAGGTGTGGCTGAATCGATCATCGGAAAATGGATGAAGCAGGCGAGCATCCCGCGCGATCAGCTAGTCATTGCCACCAAGGTGCGTGGAAAAATGAGTAGTGCTCCAAACGATGAAGGCCTGTCACGAAAAAATATCATGCACGCCGTTGAAGGGTCGCTCAAACGTCTGGGAGTTGATTATATCGACCTGTACCAGGCCCATTCTTACGATGGGAATGTCCCCATTGAAGAAACCCTGGGTGCATTCGATGACCTGGTCCACCAGGGTAAGGTACGCTATATGGGTTGCTCAAATTACCCTGCCTGGCGCCTTACGGAAGCCCTGTGGACAAGCCGCTATTTTCACACAGCCAGATATGATTCGCTACAGCCACGTTACAACCTGGTTCATCGAGTGGAATTCGAGAGTGACTTAATGGCCGTGTGTCGCGCATACGGGCTGGGAGTAATTCCTTATTCACCCCTGGCCTCAGGATTTCTGACGGAGAAATACCGTCTCAACCAGCCTGATCCGGATACCGTTCGCCTCGAAGGTGTAAAACAGAGATACTTTACTGACAAGGGCTGGGCGATTCACGAAGCAACAGAGAAAGTTGCCAGAGAAAATGGCAAATCGATCAGCCAATTAGCATTAGCCTGGCTCCTCAGCAACCCAGTAATTACCAGCCCGATAATTGGCCCACGCAGCCTGGAACAGCTGGAAGATAATCTTGGCGCGGTTGGCTTCAGATTGAGTGAGGATGCTAAGAAAATCCTAGATGAAGCCTCTGCCTGGCAGGATACTTAA
- a CDS encoding pyruvate dehydrogenase codes for MQTLSPNWLEVAHKVLLSRKMDSLEIQQLTPQGKIKYQFSAMGHELAQVLLAQALDHPHDGATVYYRSRPFMLARGMSAAEALAAGMARAAGPSGGRDTGVMFNLPGLGKLTVLPTSGNVGAQYSPAAGWAQSIRYHTQVLEESDWNGAMAVAIGGEGSVAANGFWAALNIVTTMWYPYLFFIEDNEYGLSVPSLCQTPGGDIAANLAVYENLKSIDADGTDPAITWQAIQEAVQFVRVEGGPCLLRVRVPRLLGHTFVDTQAYKSAEQLMEEASRDPLPKLQSYLLNNEILDDAGWQALENQVDEELQEALREAESTPEPDPATALKHVYYEGESPLQGGLRPMNAMLSIGSPDPEPQGARINLLDAVRRTLEAEMSSNPRILVFGEDVGVKGGVHGATQGMQTRFGVDRVFDTSLNEDGIIGRSTGMAAAGLLPVPEIQFRKYADPAHEQLSDLGTLRWRTQNHFAAPVVVRMPVGYAKKTGDPWHSVSGEAVYAHFIGWRIAYPSNAEDAVGLLRTALRGDDPTFFFEHRALLDSAEARRPYPGDNFCLPFGVATHLLQGDELTIISWGAMVHICQDAARDFTGRISLLDLRTILPWDVGSVLEDVQRTGKALVVHEDTLTNGFAAEIIATINEQAFTFLDAPVRRITAPDIPVPYNINMMNAVIPNVTRIKEAIAGLLAY; via the coding sequence ATGCAAACACTATCACCAAACTGGCTTGAAGTTGCACATAAAGTATTACTGTCCAGGAAGATGGATAGCCTGGAAATTCAACAGCTCACACCGCAAGGTAAGATAAAATACCAGTTCTCCGCTATGGGGCACGAGCTGGCACAGGTACTCCTGGCTCAGGCTCTCGACCACCCCCATGATGGGGCTACCGTTTACTACCGTTCCAGGCCGTTTATGCTGGCGAGAGGGATGTCCGCAGCAGAGGCCCTGGCAGCAGGCATGGCTCGGGCTGCAGGTCCTTCGGGTGGGCGCGACACGGGCGTGATGTTCAACCTGCCGGGATTGGGCAAGCTGACCGTATTACCCACTTCCGGGAATGTTGGCGCACAATACTCGCCAGCTGCAGGCTGGGCGCAATCCATCCGGTACCATACACAGGTGCTCGAAGAGTCAGATTGGAATGGGGCAATGGCGGTTGCCATCGGCGGTGAAGGATCCGTAGCTGCGAATGGTTTTTGGGCTGCCCTGAATATCGTTACCACCATGTGGTACCCGTATTTGTTTTTTATTGAGGACAACGAATACGGTCTTTCCGTGCCTTCCTTGTGCCAGACACCTGGAGGCGATATTGCCGCCAACCTGGCGGTTTATGAAAACCTGAAGTCCATCGATGCCGATGGCACTGATCCAGCCATCACCTGGCAGGCAATCCAGGAAGCTGTGCAGTTCGTCAGGGTCGAGGGAGGTCCATGCCTGCTGCGAGTGCGCGTGCCACGCCTGCTTGGCCACACATTTGTGGATACCCAGGCATATAAATCAGCTGAGCAGCTCATGGAGGAGGCCTCACGCGATCCCTTACCCAAATTGCAATCCTACCTGCTGAATAATGAAATATTAGATGATGCGGGCTGGCAGGCATTAGAAAACCAGGTGGATGAAGAGCTCCAGGAAGCACTACGAGAAGCGGAAAGCACCCCGGAACCCGACCCTGCTACTGCCCTGAAACATGTATATTATGAAGGTGAAAGCCCCTTGCAGGGAGGGCTACGCCCGATGAATGCCATGCTTTCAATCGGCTCACCTGACCCCGAGCCACAAGGAGCTCGCATCAACCTGCTGGACGCTGTCCGCCGTACCCTAGAAGCCGAGATGTCTAGCAACCCTCGCATCCTGGTGTTTGGCGAGGATGTGGGGGTTAAAGGTGGCGTGCATGGAGCAACCCAGGGCATGCAGACCCGCTTTGGTGTGGATAGGGTTTTCGATACTTCTTTGAATGAAGACGGTATCATCGGACGTTCGACCGGGATGGCTGCTGCAGGTCTCTTGCCGGTGCCTGAGATCCAATTCCGTAAGTACGCGGACCCAGCCCATGAGCAGCTCAGCGACCTGGGCACACTTCGCTGGCGAACACAAAACCATTTTGCCGCACCCGTCGTGGTACGCATGCCGGTCGGTTATGCAAAAAAGACCGGGGACCCGTGGCATAGCGTCTCAGGAGAGGCTGTCTATGCTCATTTTATCGGCTGGCGGATTGCTTATCCATCCAATGCGGAAGATGCTGTGGGTTTGCTGCGCACCGCATTGCGCGGGGATGACCCGACGTTTTTCTTCGAGCACCGGGCACTGCTGGACAGTGCAGAGGCTCGCCGCCCTTACCCTGGAGATAATTTCTGCCTACCATTTGGGGTTGCAACCCATCTCCTGCAGGGGGATGAGCTGACAATCATCTCATGGGGAGCAATGGTGCACATCTGCCAGGATGCTGCCCGTGATTTCACTGGGCGGATCTCCCTATTGGACCTGCGAACCATCCTTCCATGGGATGTGGGCAGTGTTCTGGAGGATGTGCAGCGCACTGGGAAGGCACTGGTCGTGCACGAAGACACGCTGACAAATGGTTTCGCCGCAGAAATCATTGCTACGATCAACGAGCAAGCCTTTACCTTTCTGGATGCACCCGTGCGGCGTATCACCGCACCTGATATCCCAGTCCCATACAACATCAATATGATGAATGCCGTCATCCCCAATGTCACCCGAATTAAGGAGGCTATTGCTGGCTTATTAGCCTACTGA
- a CDS encoding serine/threonine protein phosphatase, protein MQPESMIIQKSYWVIQGRFRAGEYPGSVENDEARAKLRWLLDQEIYDFVDLTQPGEDGLIAYESLLRNEAKKENKTVRYTRLPMADFSTPSQEQVKNVLGKIERALQAGGNIYLHCYGGKGRTGTVVGCYLAEHGYPGESALRKIEELRRGVPDHEKLSPETDGQRKMVIEWNKG, encoded by the coding sequence ATGCAACCAGAATCCATGATCATCCAAAAATCCTATTGGGTCATCCAAGGCCGTTTCAGAGCAGGAGAATACCCGGGATCTGTAGAAAATGATGAAGCGAGAGCCAAATTACGCTGGCTATTGGACCAAGAAATTTATGATTTCGTTGACCTGACCCAGCCGGGTGAGGATGGCTTGATCGCGTATGAAAGTTTATTGAGGAATGAAGCAAAAAAAGAAAATAAGACCGTCCGGTATACGCGATTACCCATGGCGGATTTCTCAACTCCTTCGCAGGAACAAGTGAAGAATGTATTAGGTAAAATTGAGCGTGCTCTGCAGGCTGGGGGAAACATCTACTTGCATTGTTACGGGGGCAAGGGACGTACCGGGACGGTGGTGGGCTGCTACCTGGCGGAGCATGGATATCCAGGGGAAAGTGCATTGCGCAAGATCGAAGAATTACGGCGTGGCGTACCTGATCATGAAAAACTTTCTCCTGAGACAGATGGGCAAAGAAAGATGGTAATCGAATGGAACAAGGGGTAA
- a CDS encoding peptidase: protein MEQGVKITNVELDPGRQVRAKEYARLNRRLMVVDMVITAIYFLAWLVLGWSGALKDWLMQYTSNEWLLVFLFVLSIGGILFLINLPLSYYQGFILPHRYELSTQTVRGWVIDQVKGILVGGVLGLIVLEIIYAVLRAYPTYWWLIAAAILLIFNVILANLAPTLLMPLFNKFTPLGEEHAELAERLVQLAKRSGTYVRGVFSFDMSRRTKEANAGLTGLGNSRRIIIGDTLLKEFSSDEIETIMAHELGHQVNKDIPLSIIFGSITTLVGLYLASLALNWGVSAFGFSSSGDIAAFPLFVLVLGVFGLVSMPLENGFSRWRESKADQYALALTLNGSAFASALRRLANQNLADADPEPWVEWLLYSHPAIGKRIAMAEQDAHHKGS, encoded by the coding sequence ATGGAACAAGGGGTAAAGATAACAAATGTTGAGCTAGATCCGGGGAGGCAGGTGCGGGCCAAGGAATATGCCCGCCTCAACCGGCGTTTGATGGTCGTCGACATGGTGATAACGGCGATCTACTTTCTCGCCTGGCTGGTCCTTGGCTGGTCAGGGGCTTTAAAAGATTGGTTGATGCAGTACACATCCAACGAGTGGCTGCTAGTGTTCTTGTTTGTGCTAAGTATTGGTGGCATCCTGTTCCTAATCAACCTGCCGCTCTCATATTACCAGGGTTTCATCCTGCCCCATCGCTATGAGCTCTCTACACAAACAGTGCGCGGGTGGGTGATTGATCAAGTCAAGGGGATCCTTGTTGGAGGCGTCCTTGGGCTGATCGTATTGGAGATCATCTATGCAGTCCTGCGAGCCTACCCGACTTATTGGTGGCTGATCGCAGCCGCAATACTGCTTATTTTCAATGTCATCCTGGCTAACCTGGCACCAACGCTCTTGATGCCCCTGTTCAACAAATTTACTCCACTGGGCGAGGAACACGCTGAGCTGGCCGAGCGGCTGGTACAGCTGGCAAAACGATCGGGAACTTACGTTCGTGGGGTTTTCTCCTTCGATATGAGCAGGCGGACGAAAGAAGCCAACGCTGGTCTGACTGGGCTGGGGAATTCCCGGCGGATCATCATTGGTGATACCCTGCTGAAAGAGTTCAGTAGCGATGAGATTGAGACGATTATGGCACACGAGCTTGGCCACCAGGTGAACAAGGACATTCCCTTGAGTATCATTTTTGGGAGCATAACGACCCTGGTAGGTTTATACCTGGCTTCCCTGGCGTTGAATTGGGGTGTGAGTGCATTTGGTTTTTCAAGTTCAGGCGATATCGCCGCTTTTCCACTTTTCGTACTCGTGCTGGGTGTATTCGGGCTGGTAAGCATGCCTCTGGAGAACGGATTCTCACGCTGGCGGGAGAGCAAGGCTGACCAATATGCCCTGGCATTAACCCTCAACGGAAGTGCCTTTGCTTCCGCCTTACGCAGGCTGGCGAACCAGAACCTGGCTGATGCAGACCCTGAACCCTGGGTGGAGTGGTTGCTCTATTCGCACCCCGCAATCGGGAAAAGGATCGCCATGGCAGAGCAAGATGCACATCATAAGGGGAGTTGA
- a CDS encoding nitroreductase: MNVTEAIRLKRAIRHFNGQPLPEEATRTILNAGRRAQSSKNSQPWHFIAITDRVTLQAISECGMYASHLAGAALAVAIVHPDPGEKFQLLFDIGQAAAYMQLSAWELGIGSCIASIYDGDKARQILGFPADLHLRFALSFGYPQDAESMVRPPQKGGRRELSEIVHWNQW; the protein is encoded by the coding sequence ATGAATGTTACTGAAGCTATTCGCTTGAAAAGAGCCATCCGTCATTTCAATGGTCAACCGCTACCTGAAGAAGCTACCCGGACAATCCTCAACGCGGGCAGGCGCGCCCAATCGTCGAAAAACTCACAACCCTGGCATTTTATCGCCATCACCGACCGAGTAACCCTTCAAGCCATATCTGAGTGTGGCATGTATGCGAGTCACCTGGCTGGAGCTGCCTTGGCTGTTGCGATTGTCCATCCCGACCCTGGTGAGAAGTTCCAGCTATTGTTCGATATTGGGCAGGCTGCGGCATACATGCAGCTGTCAGCCTGGGAATTAGGGATCGGCTCGTGTATTGCTTCAATCTATGACGGGGATAAAGCACGCCAGATCCTTGGATTCCCTGCGGACCTCCACCTGCGCTTCGCTCTCTCGTTTGGCTATCCGCAAGATGCCGAATCCATGGTACGCCCACCTCAAAAAGGTGGCCGGCGCGAGTTAAGCGAAATCGTCCATTGGAACCAGTGGTAG
- a CDS encoding Lrp/AsnC family transcriptional regulator, producing the protein MPPRKSHLDELDYQIIRHLHANARISATEIARRTGSNERTIRKRIDHLVEDGVFRLTAIIEPQYFGYINTADIFLEADPNHEKEILEGLLLLPEITYIAFGQGSKDISIEARFKDNDELFTFLHHTLPELPGVKVTGYALVPRILRNIDEWFPPRDDFGITE; encoded by the coding sequence ATGCCACCTAGAAAATCACACCTCGACGAGCTTGATTACCAGATCATTCGACACTTGCATGCGAATGCACGCATTTCGGCGACAGAAATTGCCCGCCGAACCGGCTCAAATGAGCGGACGATCCGGAAACGCATCGATCACCTGGTTGAAGATGGGGTATTCCGTCTGACTGCCATAATCGAGCCTCAATACTTCGGCTATATCAATACAGCCGATATCTTTCTTGAAGCGGATCCCAACCATGAAAAGGAGATCCTGGAAGGCCTGCTGCTCCTCCCTGAAATTACTTATATTGCCTTCGGACAAGGCTCCAAGGATATCTCGATCGAAGCCCGTTTCAAGGATAATGATGAGCTTTTCACATTCCTGCACCATACCCTGCCTGAGTTACCCGGCGTTAAAGTGACCGGGTATGCCCTGGTGCCGCGCATCCTGCGTAATATCGATGAATGGTTCCCTCCCCGGGATGATTTTGGAATAACTGAATAA
- a CDS encoding putrescine carbamoyltransferase (catalyzes the formation of putrescine from carbamoyl-putrescine during agmatine degradation) — MLLKHFIDTQDFSKDELLDIIQLTRLIKTADKQGCTPKLLADASLGMIFEEPSTRTRVSFEVAMTELGGHALYLKPGEIHLGIRESLYDTAQVLSRMCDVIMARTLQHDTVVNLAKHATVPVINGLTDYNHPTQVVCDTLTMIEHMPDGKKLEDLNVTFIGDATNVLSSLMLICTRLGMHFTQAAPVKYQAPAKWVEWAQENCKVSSGSVRLTDDPVEAVSQADFIYTDLWWWVGQEEQIPERRAAFMPNYQVNLQLFEKAPAHCKFMHCLPASRGVEATDEVMDHPRSIIFDQSENRLHTEKGLLVYFVYPRLQHPSEALKAYHKGQVEAHLRAGK; from the coding sequence ATGCTTTTGAAGCACTTCATTGACACACAAGATTTTTCAAAGGATGAATTACTTGACATCATCCAGCTCACCCGCCTGATTAAAACAGCCGATAAGCAAGGCTGCACCCCCAAACTGCTGGCTGATGCCTCGCTGGGAATGATCTTCGAAGAACCCTCGACCCGCACCCGGGTATCATTCGAAGTCGCCATGACCGAGCTGGGTGGGCATGCCCTATATCTGAAGCCGGGTGAGATTCACCTGGGCATACGCGAATCACTATATGACACAGCCCAGGTGCTTTCACGCATGTGTGATGTGATCATGGCTCGCACGCTTCAGCATGACACGGTGGTCAATCTGGCAAAACATGCCACGGTACCGGTCATCAATGGGCTGACCGATTATAACCACCCCACCCAGGTGGTCTGTGATACGCTGACCATGATCGAGCATATGCCGGATGGGAAGAAGCTTGAGGATCTGAACGTCACCTTTATCGGAGATGCAACCAATGTGCTCAGCTCGCTTATGCTGATCTGCACCAGGCTGGGCATGCATTTTACCCAGGCAGCCCCTGTGAAATACCAGGCTCCGGCGAAGTGGGTGGAGTGGGCACAAGAGAACTGCAAGGTATCTTCTGGTTCGGTCAGGTTGACAGATGACCCGGTTGAAGCGGTTAGTCAAGCGGATTTTATCTATACTGACCTGTGGTGGTGGGTCGGACAGGAAGAGCAGATCCCGGAACGAAGGGCTGCCTTTATGCCGAATTACCAGGTTAACCTGCAGCTCTTTGAAAAAGCGCCTGCACATTGCAAGTTCATGCACTGCCTGCCTGCATCGCGTGGCGTGGAAGCAACAGATGAGGTGATGGATCACCCCAGATCGATTATTTTCGACCAGTCGGAAAACCGCCTGCACACCGAGAAAGGCTTGCTGGTTTACTTTGTTTACCCAAGGTTACAACATCCCTCTGAAGCACTAAAGGCCTACCATAAAGGACAAGTTGAAGCCCACCTGCGAGCGGGTAAATAG
- the argF gene encoding ornithine carbamoyltransferase has protein sequence MPQHFLELDDFSKDELLHMLELINFLKQADRKGVSPRLLRGMSLGMLFESASLRTRLSFETAMMELGGHAVYLKPGEIHLGARESIYDTVQVLSRMCDGIMARTDALETMQEIARCSMVPVINGMTVYSHPTQGLCDVFTMTECLPQGKPLEEMKVAFISDASPVGCICTSLRQILPVLGSHLVVAAPEAYQVEAQEAEKTRIACLSSGASFTMTENPIEAVRDADFIVTDVWWYHGYDDEKEARLKIFMPRYQINKELLKHAPAHCKVLHCMPANRDYEITSEVMDSESSIIFDEAENRFHTQKALLLWFLYPNRYAPSPEYQKYIEGETESFLQKNIHY, from the coding sequence ATGCCACAACATTTTCTTGAGCTGGATGACTTCTCGAAGGATGAGCTCCTGCACATGCTGGAGCTTATCAACTTTCTTAAGCAGGCTGATCGCAAGGGGGTGAGCCCCCGCCTGCTGCGTGGCATGAGCTTGGGAATGCTCTTCGAATCCGCCTCGCTGCGTACCAGGCTATCCTTCGAAACTGCCATGATGGAGCTGGGCGGACATGCCGTCTATCTCAAGCCTGGAGAGATCCATCTTGGGGCGCGTGAATCGATTTACGACACCGTCCAGGTCCTTTCCCGCATGTGCGATGGCATTATGGCTCGCACTGACGCACTTGAGACCATGCAGGAGATCGCCCGTTGTTCAATGGTACCGGTAATCAATGGCATGACCGTCTACAGCCACCCAACGCAGGGATTGTGCGATGTATTCACCATGACCGAGTGTCTCCCTCAGGGTAAACCATTGGAAGAAATGAAGGTGGCCTTCATCAGCGATGCATCACCTGTGGGTTGCATCTGCACTTCGCTCAGGCAGATCCTGCCAGTGCTGGGATCACATCTGGTGGTGGCAGCCCCTGAAGCATACCAGGTGGAAGCCCAGGAAGCTGAGAAAACCCGCATTGCCTGCCTGAGTAGCGGGGCGAGCTTTACCATGACTGAGAATCCCATAGAAGCGGTCAGAGATGCCGACTTCATCGTCACCGATGTGTGGTGGTACCACGGTTATGATGATGAAAAAGAAGCCCGTTTAAAAATCTTCATGCCGAGATACCAGATCAACAAAGAGCTGCTTAAGCACGCACCAGCCCACTGCAAGGTTTTACACTGCATGCCTGCCAATCGCGATTACGAGATCACCAGTGAGGTGATGGATTCAGAATCTTCCATCATATTCGATGAAGCAGAAAACAGGTTCCACACCCAAAAGGCCTTACTGTTATGGTTCCTGTATCCCAACCGGTACGCTCCCAGCCCCGAATACCAAAAGTATATTGAAGGAGAGACTGAATCTTTCCTGCAAAAAAATATTCATTACTAA
- a CDS encoding amino acid permease: MKQKTGSTPKRPYCYGSCIPTGTLPAPNTKSILKERLNLSCKKIFITKENEMTAEILPVQAPKKPQYKKVLGALDTFLFTICALLFVDTVAPMASMGPTAITWFVILVILFFIPYGLIVAELGSTYPEQGGIYAWVKRAFGNKWGARTSWLYWVNMALWVPSSYIFLAGLFSQLFFPGMSLVWIIVLGLVFTWLMVLLGIINLGESKWVVNVASVLKIVLILGIILAGIIYVLNGSAPQNDVSLGGITPVWGDALFFLPAIIYSLLGFEMMSGASEEMKNPKRDVPRAIITAALFIGVVYTLAIRSMLVVIPVDSLGLITGMMDTFWAVFGTSGIGGVIAFIFGLFALYAIFAQTVSWAIGTVRTSAQAGQDGELPAFFGKLRSSNQAPIGSLLLTGIVASVVLIIYGFLATNAEDLFWTLFAFSSILFFIPYAILFPAFLALRVKDKAQERAYKVPGGTVVGFILAIICEIIIIGGIIFFIYVPGEPIDWAYAGPVLIGIVVTLIIGEILLLVQGRKNKVA; encoded by the coding sequence ATGAAGCAGAAAACAGGTTCCACACCCAAAAGGCCTTACTGTTATGGTTCCTGTATCCCAACCGGTACGCTCCCAGCCCCGAATACCAAAAGTATATTGAAGGAGAGACTGAATCTTTCCTGCAAAAAAATATTCATTACTAAGGAGAATGAGATGACCGCAGAGATTTTGCCTGTACAGGCACCTAAGAAACCGCAATACAAGAAGGTGTTAGGCGCATTAGATACTTTCCTGTTCACGATCTGTGCACTGCTGTTCGTGGATACTGTCGCCCCAATGGCCTCCATGGGTCCGACTGCCATTACCTGGTTTGTGATCCTGGTGATCCTGTTTTTCATCCCTTATGGCTTGATTGTCGCCGAGCTCGGCTCTACCTACCCTGAGCAGGGCGGCATCTATGCCTGGGTGAAACGTGCCTTCGGCAACAAATGGGGAGCCCGCACCTCCTGGCTCTACTGGGTCAATATGGCCCTCTGGGTACCTTCCTCCTATATCTTTCTAGCGGGATTATTTTCACAACTATTTTTCCCCGGCATGTCCTTGGTCTGGATCATCGTGCTGGGTTTGGTCTTCACCTGGTTAATGGTCTTGCTAGGCATTATCAACCTGGGCGAGAGCAAGTGGGTGGTGAACGTCGCCTCGGTACTAAAGATCGTGCTCATCCTGGGAATCATCCTGGCTGGGATCATCTATGTGCTCAATGGCAGTGCCCCACAAAATGATGTCTCGCTTGGTGGCATCACTCCAGTGTGGGGCGATGCGCTGTTCTTCCTACCAGCCATCATCTATAGCCTGCTTGGCTTTGAGATGATGTCGGGTGCCAGTGAGGAAATGAAGAATCCCAAACGTGACGTACCACGGGCGATCATCACCGCTGCCCTGTTCATTGGCGTGGTTTACACCCTGGCGATTCGCTCGATGCTGGTGGTAATCCCCGTTGACAGCCTCGGCCTGATTACCGGCATGATGGATACCTTCTGGGCAGTTTTTGGCACCAGCGGTATTGGTGGAGTGATCGCCTTCATCTTCGGCTTGTTTGCCTTGTATGCCATTTTCGCCCAGACCGTATCATGGGCGATAGGTACCGTACGAACCTCCGCTCAGGCTGGTCAGGACGGTGAGTTACCGGCTTTCTTCGGAAAACTACGCTCCAGCAACCAGGCACCGATTGGCTCCTTACTACTGACGGGTATAGTCGCCTCGGTAGTCCTGATCATTTACGGTTTTCTGGCTACCAATGCTGAGGACCTGTTCTGGACATTATTTGCCTTTAGCTCGATCTTGTTCTTCATCCCTTACGCCATCCTTTTCCCAGCTTTTCTCGCGCTGCGGGTGAAGGATAAGGCTCAAGAACGAGCATATAAAGTACCTGGTGGTACAGTGGTTGGGTTTATCCTTGCCATCATCTGTGAGATCATCATTATCGGAGGAATAATCTTCTTCATTTATGTACCGGGTGAGCCAATCGACTGGGCGTATGCAGGGCCGGTGTTGATCGGGATCGTCGTCACGCTCATCATCGGTGAAATACTGCTCCTGGTACAGGGTAGGAAGAATAAGGTGGCATGA